A single window of Amphiura filiformis chromosome 17, Afil_fr2py, whole genome shotgun sequence DNA harbors:
- the LOC140137947 gene encoding uncharacterized protein — MIAVIWMLVLSYAGDVCSIDVHQCTAQLGMTDGRITNHQISASSNNDHAHKARLQGYSAWRAESESDEWIEVDFRRPVYVAGISTQGRQDGEEAECVTRYMVSYSIEEEEPEEWQYITDEEYDERVFHGNHNRNTPVFHVFLTPVRLRFIRIEPIACKNRCSLRFELYGCEVSEVPKLPAKVTTTTRKPRTSPVIEITSSKVIITRASRIRTTSRIRTTSSKLQSSPKPTTLRLRKGNRIGIKAWAPANDVSTKTPFRTPLATTKETVSSQKPNVSLVEGAAFVGARTGAGLSSGYVAAAVVCVLLLVFIILIVVIVWLRQRKRSSSSREEVKHVEVIQQIGPYEPTTPAPVSTPVTGKGKQVQVMQQLGPYEPAMPGPVSAPVQGKGKQVMQLLGPYEPTMPGPVSAEGLRNGQQAAYVTSTSQSATSEITQANNMSDGEDDHLYAVDN, encoded by the exons ATGATTGCTGTCATATGGATGTTAGTTTTGAGTTATGCTGGCGATGTATGCTCTATTGACG TACACCAATGCACTGCTCAACTGGGGATGACAGATGGCAGAATCACGAACCATCAAATATCAGCTTCTTCAAACAACGACCATGCACATAAAGCGCGTCTGCAGGGTTACAGTGCATGGCGAGCCGAATCGGAGTCAGATGAGTGGATTGAAGTTGACTTTCGACGACCTGTCTATGTAGCTGGTATATCCACCCAAGGAAGGCAGGATGGGGAAGAAGCTGAATGTGTTACAAGATATATGGTGTCTTATAGCATTGAGGAAGAAGAACCTGAAGAATGGCAGTATATCACAGATGAAGAATATGACGAAAGG GTTTTTCATGGAAATCACAATCGTAATACCCCGGTATTCCATGTCTTTCTAACGCCTGTACGCCTACGGTTTATTCGAATTGAGCCGATTGCCTGTAAAAACCGATGTTCTCTACGATTTGAATTATATGGATGTGAAg TGTCTGAAGTTCCCAAACTCCCGGCCAAAGTGACAACGACGACACGCAAACCCAGAACGTCTCCTGTCATTGAAATCACTTCAAGTAAGGTAATCATTACCAGAGCATCCAGGATAAGGACAACATCCAGGATAAGGACAACATCCAGCAAAT TGCAGTCATCACCAAAACCAACAACATTAAGATTAAGGAAAGGTAACCGTATCGGCATTAAAGCTTGGGCTCCCGCAAATGATGTCTCGACAAAAACACCATTTAGGACGCCGCTCGCTACTACCAAGG AGACTGTTTCCTCACAAAAACCAAATGTGTCGCTAGTTGAAGGAGCCGCTTTTGTTGGCGCAAGAACAGGAGCAGGCCTATCATCAG GTTATGTTGCTGCGGCTGTAGTGTGCGTGCTTCTTCTCGTCTTCATTATATTGATAGTTGTAATAGTTTGGTTACGCCAAAG GAAACGGTCATCGTCATCTAGAGAGGAGGTTAAGCATGTAGAAGTAATTCAACAAATAGGTCCTTATGAGCCGACTACGCCTGCACCAGTTTCAACCCCTGTTACGGGGAAGGGCAAACAAGTACAAGTCATGCAGCAATTGGGCCCTTATGAGCCAGCTATGCCTGGACCAGTTTCAGCCCCGGTTCAAGGGAAGGGTAAGCAAGTCATGCAGCTGTTGGGACCTTATGAGCCAACTATGCCTGGACCAGTTTCTGCTGAAGGCCTACGCAACGGGCAGCAAGCAGCATATGTCACAAGTACTTCACAGAGTGCCACATCCGAGATAACGCAAGCTAACAACATGTCAGATGGGGAGGATGATCAC